The Haliotis asinina isolate JCU_RB_2024 chromosome 3, JCU_Hal_asi_v2, whole genome shotgun sequence genome segment taacttcttttgagtagtataggggGCATGAATTGATTTGAAAAGTAACTTGCCAGAAGGACTAGTTAAATAAAAACTTTGCCAAGCGACACGATACTTTACTGGCACTGcgaaatatcaatatcaaaatgcACATTGGTCAGAACTGGTGTGACGATTGGTAATTGAAACTGGTACGCTATTGTCACTCCTTGGAAGCAATATAAATCAAGCAAACATAAAAACTGAGATTAAAGTTACATGTTACTTTTGTATTTTAAAGGTTGCTAACCTCTTTTGTGCAACACTATACAGCAATCTTTGTGTGACAAGAGATAACAAATATCATGAAACTTTTGAGGACAGACTTTTAACACCATAAAAAATGTCttcttcatatttcatatattaaATATAGATCAAGTTATCTGAGTTTTTCAGCTGCCAGTCGGGATAGATTTAACAATATACTCtaagttatcacatcatgtctcGGGAAATACCGGGTTTTATcggtcccgagtaaggttgtattccctgAGCCtccagctccagccttcagctCCAGCCTCCAGCTaagggaatacaaccttacgaggaatacaaccttacgagggactgataaaaccccttatttcccgagacacgatgtgataacgcattcatctagctgaatgttttcactaaatcaaaacaaaacaacacgcatcgaatcgacttgctgccatgttgacaccagctgatcgtttgacctcaatgcactgcacgttactaaaggcttgtcgatgcactcttttctcacttcgcgtcatcaccgaggcgtagcggggtgatatgactttcgcagcgggagtatatgacttttatactcccgctggcggatcgtgatggatgtacatggtgttTTATCAGAGTCgtgtggaccaatcaaaactcgacattcttacatgaagcTAGATAATAGTATTACTAGCCTGATTCATAGTTTCCTAGTCAGCTATAGCATGTGGCTGGTCGGCCAGTAGGTATTTCAAACGTTGACAGTGACAGTGGGGTAGCTGAttggtttgcttgtcatgctgaagactagGGCATAATTcatcatatgggtacaatgtgaagcccatttctggtgtcccctgactagatattgcaggaatgttagtaaaagtggcataaaaccaaactcacatgGATTTCTGGATGAGGACAGGTACTGACAATATGACATTCTACTTCCATGGGGCTAATTAAATTAAACTACTGCCAAATGAGAAGGAACAAGATCCAAATGGTTTGAAAAACTACCTTCACCATCATCTAACATAGtgctgacaccaggtgtttgagaaatagctatacatatcatattttcCTGTAGTCTATATATGTTTGAAGTTTTCCATGATAAATTAAAACTACTGTACTGTATGACTGACATTCACCGATATCATTCATGTTTCTGAGGCACTGGAAGCACAAGGCAAAGAATATGTAATTGTATCTGACAACTTTGGACAAATGCTTCGGttgatatttcagtaatataatCCTAACTTTCATTTGTTGTGTATTTCAATAATACAATCCTACCTTTCATTTGCTGTAGTAGGTAGATAGATTGAACATTAACTTCCATATCATTATTTGAACCGTAATTACTATTTTCTTACTTGACTTACCCATTCAAATTAGTGGCAAGCTCCAAAATATCAAATGGTCACATTTTATATACTATTGTCATCATTATGCATTGTTCTGAAATGGAATTAATGAAATTTTGATTTGTacaatttacaaaaataatGGAACAGTCTATATGGTGTTTTGTTATAACTGCATCATCACATATTTTAGTAAGATGAGCAATGATGACAGATCGTGGGTTTCAATACTGGACCCACCTACGTCTGAGTTGCTGTGTATGTCATCACTGCTTCTGTGTGAGTGCTCCATCAGCTCCTGGAGATGTGTATGCTTACTAACAGGGAAACAGTGCTGTCATCACCTGTAGCCAGGGAGCCTCTGATGCTGTAACCCAGCCTTAGCTGAGACAGGTAAAGACACCATGGCACACTTCAGCAGATGGGCTTTGTTGCCTTAGCGTCAGGTTTCCTGGCTCAATGACTGGAGATGATCTGGTTATGAAACACGTTAGCATGGATCACAAACTAGAAATGGCTTCTGAAATTGCAATTACAAGGTTGTGATGATGTGCTTGATAAAGGCAGCACTGCCCTGGTGGTTTCACCCCTGCTTAATGATGGCAAACCCAGTGGCAACTATATACAACCCACATGATTGATGTACAGACCTACAGAAAGAGATAATTACATGGGCATGAGAACTTTAGCATTTCCCGAGCTGGAGAAATGCAGGTTAGTTTGTGGATTAGCTGCctataccacactcagcagtactcAAGATGCACGAAGGCTtggccagtgattgatatcatgaccCCATGCAAATAacatacagtcaagcaagacaacTAGCCTGACCATCGGATCTGTTTAGTGTATCATCCAAAATTGGAGCTGGAGTGTCCACAAtacatcagcaatatcaaggtcgGGTTTCCAGCATCACAATAGTAATCACGTGCTGGGATGTATGCATCACAAACAGCAGTTATGTGCTACTATTTCCATTTGCAACAGCAATCATGTCCTGGggtgtacacatgacatgtcatgTGCCAAATCTGCATAACAAAATCAGTCATGTGACTGATTCTACCTCATCAATTGTGTCTGGTGGTACATTCATAATACCCCAAATAAAATATTGCAGTAAATAATTATtcattgtaacatttattttaggggtacaacatatttcatatccTTCACTCATACATCTTAGTTCACAGTCATTACAAAATTACTCATTGGTTTACCGTTGTTGTGCCATACATGAAATATTGATCTGTGATGTGTAGGCATGTTACTGAGGAAACATCCTATTTCTGATGGCCTCCATAGGTGTGCTGTATTGCTTTACCATTGTCTACTGACACCAGTGATCAACTTTTTTTACTGGAGTTTAGACGTTTGAACATGGTCACAAGACAGCTGTGATACTACTGCTAGGAACATGAAGCTGGCATTTACAAGTGTGaacatgtttaaatatttgGCTTTACAGAAGACATGGCTCCATAAAGACATACCCAATGGAAGCAGCCACAATGGACAGACTGCTGTTATCATCTAGTGATGGGAAAGCTATCTATGTCTTCCACTGACCAACGGCAACTCTTCATGGAGTTCAGAGGCACTACAATTCTGTTGATTTTTGCAGGTACACATATAGACTTCACATGGTAATTCTCCCGTTGTCTCACTATCAACAAATATGTTGAGGCAATCTGTTTAGTGACATACAAAGTAAGGCAGGAGTATGGCTAACATTACAACTTAATTCAATGATTTATGTAACATATGGTGGTCCCATTCTCCTATCAAGGAGATTCCACAAGAATAAACTTTCTTGAGTGTAGTACACAAGATCTTGGATCCTCAGTGATTGCTGATtcaaagttcagaacaacacTGATAATGATTCTAGGTATCACAGCGCCATACCCCTGCCTCTGGTTTTATCAAATGTCTAAAAGAATTAACACCTGTTACTTCAGGGTTTTTTCCCAACATTATGCTGTaaaattacatttgtttcagCCTTGGTAGCACTACTAACTCTCCCGACCTGCCATGCCACTGTTCAGATGCCCTTAGCACTGGTGGAAAACCCAACAGGGACTGGAGGCGAGGTGATCCCCGATGCAATGCTGGAGGAGAACAATGCTAATGGCGCCAATCTCCAGACAGCAGGCAATGATGGGTCAGAGGAGCACATCCTTAACAACCCAAATCCCCAATCAGCAGGACACGGTGGATCAGAAGAACACATCCTTAACAATCCAAATCCCCAATTAGCAGGTCAGGATGGATCAGAAGAGCACATCCTGAACAATCCAAATCCCCAATCAGCAGGACAAGCTGGATCAGAAGAGCACATCCTGAACAATCCAAATCCCCAATCAGCAGGACAAGCTGGATCAGAGGAGCACATCCTTAACAATCCCAACTCTCAAGGGGGTGGGGACCATGAACACAATGAACACATCCTTGAGCAGCCTGTGGCTGGCATCAGCAATGTTGAGGAGACAGACAGTGGCATCCTTGGGGCTCCTCAGTATGTGCATGCGACTGACATGCCACAGATCGACCACCAGACGCTGAGTATCAGGCCACTGAAACCTACCACCCAAGCTGTCCTCCTGGCTCCCACCCCAACCAGGAACATGTCTGAAGTGGGGAACAATACCGACGTCATATCTGTTGATGTGAATAACACATCACAAGGGAGATCTAACAGCAGCCAGGAAGTCCCACCAAGACCAACATTCCAtgacatcacaaacaatattctGCATTCCTCACAGTCCCAATCTGTGTCAACTCATTATGTATCTTCAAATCTGATGGCTACAAGAGTAATAGTAGATGAAAGTTTCACTATGGTGACCAGTTTACCTGATATTCTCATTCCTCAACCAGATTCCAATCTGAAACTGACCTCCAGACCAGTAATTGATGAAACAGAAACAGTCAGCCCAGCAACATCAACTGGTCTTCCTCTGGCGGCAAGTGAGCAGGGTGTAGTTGGTTCCAGAGTGATACCAGACATCACAGTACTAGAAGCTATGTCTTCACACATTACTTTTAGTTCAGTTCATGCAGGCATGAGTCCATCAGACAATGTTTCTCTAATATCCTCAACATCAGTGACTGATGAAACAGACacaaaaaacatgaaacaagacAAACAACCAGCTACTGCTACATATCTCTTCTCAGATGGACATGCTGAAACCTCCAGTACTGTGCTTCTGTCCAGGTCAGTCGTGGGTGAACAGACAGTATCTGTCCAGGATATAGCCCCATTCCCCAGCATCAGCAGTGGAGAGTCAAGTTCCAGTTCTCTGACCACCTCCTCGATGTTGCCCAACTCAACAGCAGAGACATCCTCCACATCAACTTCTGCTGCTACACCTGCAGAACCTGTTGTTATCACCCTACCATCTGTATCTCATGAGATTGTGATTCAGAAGAACTCAACCTTATCTGTTGTGACAACAACTGCTGCCAGCACTGTAGCAACAGCAATAGGTACCCAATCCACCACAGTTGGCCCCAGTGTTTCCACAGGCACATCTTCCAAGAGACCTACAACAAAGCTGAGTACATCTTCCCCTCCTACAACACTTTTAGTCAGTCTGTTGAGGAGTAGATCAACACCCAGAGGAACCACCTCTTCATCATCGACAGAAGCTCATAACACCACTGGAACCACAATTGTGCCAGTAACCACAGTCAGACTTCAATCCACCACCAAGCGAAATGTAAAGCCTCAGCATGGAGACTCTGATACCAACACAACATCCAGTAACAATGGCACAGCACTACCAGAGTCTACCACTGGTAATGGTTCAGGCAACCACAATAGGAAGAAGACACAGGCACCTAACGCAGGAGTAACCACACGACCAACAGTTACTTTCAACAGTACATCAGAGAGTCTGTCTTTGTCTACAAAGGTTTCCACTACTGTAAACATCAATACCACCTCTTATCACCATGTTTCTCCATCTACAGAACCTCCAGTGTTTGCTCAGGTGAAGCTTAAGATGTCATGGCAAGACTTCTGTCCCAAGGAGAGAGTGTTCCGAGCAGATCTGAAGGACATCTTCCATGAGAAAGCTGGTCGGGATGTGACAACTGAACAAATAACCTTGATGAATATTCAACGATATGAATGTTACGACCTAATGGCAGCTGAGATGCCAGATGATATCATCATCAGTTTCTATCTGGTTGACATAACTGGAAACTATGACAGACGACTCACCATAGCCTGTGCCAGAGTTGTCATTCAAGGTTTCAGCTCCAAGGTGGAATCATTCTTCAAGGACAAGGTTAGTCTTCATTCATATCTCATCTCACTACTTACAAAATATCTATTCCTGTATAACAGGATGCAGTTAAAGGCATGCTTTGGCCCAGTCTGTTCCTGCCTAAAAATGTAACTCAGtcattcatttcaaaagtctgtCTATACGGTATACTTTCTCTACCAGAAATACTACATACAAACATTTGTATAGTGCCAATATCaagttcaactgctcaaaggTGCTTTGTTTTCAATCTCAACACCCAGGGGATCATGCAACAGATTTAACCTGTCACCATAGTTTCACATACCATGCATTACATTAAAGACCTTTGAGTAGTAGAAATGTGCAGGTTGGAATAAACTACTATAGTTTGGCACTGTGATATTTAGCGACTGATTTCACTCCATTGGGGCTTGTCTGCAGCTTCTGGAGGTCAGACTTAACACTGACCAACCATCGGAAGAAAACCATGTCACCCAGGCACCCAAAGAGAAGGGGAGAGAGAGCTTGTTTGCCATGGAGCCTGGTATTACTATCGCTATAGTTATTGCCTCAGTGGGAGGAGTTTGCTGTGTGGCTCTCATCATACTACAGGTGGGCAGATAGCAGGTCACTTTGGATTCAGTGATGTACTTAAGGTAGGCAGATAGCAGGTTACTTTGGGTTCAGTGATGTACTTGAAGTTGGCAGAAATCAGGCTACCTTTGGTTCAGTGCTGTAGGCAGATAGGAACAGGTCTGCTCAGGTTCAGTCATGTACTAAAGGTAGGCAGATAGCAGGTCACATGGGTTCAGTGATGTACTTATGGTAGGCAGATAGCAGGTCACATGGGTTCAGTGATGTACTTATGGTAGGCACAGGTCACTTTGGTGTCAGTGATGTAGGAAGACAAGAAGAGGTCTGCTCAGGTTTAGTGATGTACTAAAGGGAGGCAGATATGAGACCTTAGATTAAAATGTGACCTACTGGAGCCTCACTTTTGATGAGTAAAGCCATGTCTGTTCTGCAGCTATGGAACCCTCTAAGGTCCTAAATATCCTTACAAGCATAGTGATTGTTACAAATCACATGAATAGTTTCAGTTTGTGAAAGAGGTTGTAAACTTGTCAGA includes the following:
- the LOC137278580 gene encoding uncharacterized protein → MGKLSMSSTDQRQLFMEFRGTTILLIFAALVALLTLPTCHATVQMPLALVENPTGTGGEVIPDAMLEENNANGANLQTAGNDGSEEHILNNPNPQSAGHGGSEEHILNNPNPQLAGQDGSEEHILNNPNPQSAGQAGSEEHILNNPNPQSAGQAGSEEHILNNPNSQGGGDHEHNEHILEQPVAGISNVEETDSGILGAPQYVHATDMPQIDHQTLSIRPLKPTTQAVLLAPTPTRNMSEVGNNTDVISVDVNNTSQGRSNSSQEVPPRPTFHDITNNILHSSQSQSVSTHYVSSNLMATRVIVDESFTMVTSLPDILIPQPDSNLKLTSRPVIDETETVSPATSTGLPLAASEQGVVGSRVIPDITVLEAMSSHITFSSVHAGMSPSDNVSLISSTSVTDETDTKNMKQDKQPATATYLFSDGHAETSSTVLLSRSVVGEQTVSVQDIAPFPSISSGESSSSSLTTSSMLPNSTAETSSTSTSAATPAEPVVITLPSVSHEIVIQKNSTLSVVTTTAASTVATAIGTQSTTVGPSVSTGTSSKRPTTKLSTSSPPTTLLVSLLRSRSTPRGTTSSSSTEAHNTTGTTIVPVTTVRLQSTTKRNVKPQHGDSDTNTTSSNNGTALPESTTGNGSGNHNRKKTQAPNAGVTTRPTVTFNSTSESLSLSTKVSTTVNINTTSYHHVSPSTEPPVFAQVKLKMSWQDFCPKERVFRADLKDIFHEKAGRDVTTEQITLMNIQRYECYDLMAAEMPDDIIISFYLVDITGNYDRRLTIACARVVIQGFSSKVESFFKDKLLEVRLNTDQPSEENHVTQAPKEKGRESLFAMEPGITIAIVIASVGGVCCVALIILQIVMRNRNKRVYLPDSRHPSFTSMDSIALASVTKSRPNSGLFNPGMDPSEMAEPSFPVNFAGLANRCLEPEVLKEEFQFVPNLTPRLSTVPVGAEDKNRYANVIPIPETRVKLKRRLSQVASDYINANFVTGYNDDKRAYVATQAPLDSTVADFWRMVWEQQSRVIIMLTAMEENGHPKCAHYLPDCLGDSLQRYGDFMILLKKKDVHQEYIISILELKDIENNLVREVKHCWYTAWPQHGSPEPISLVKFILDTRVFYEDSGAPLIVHCSPGTGRTGTFIGTDICMRQYENLRLVDILHTVYRLRKERAGSVQTKEQYTLIYNALNEYASVLSSPAISTASSSMTLHSVH